The following are from one region of the Salmo salar chromosome ssa27, Ssal_v3.1, whole genome shotgun sequence genome:
- the tac1 gene encoding protachykinin-1: MKLLLPLVIAFIAISQFFCEEIGPKEDLDYWTNDQITDEWLSSDPFREILRRMTRKPRPHQFFGLMGKRSSANAQITRKRHKINSFVGLMGKRSQDEPDSYEWNTQQNYNKRR, encoded by the exons ATGAAATTACTTCTACCGCTTGTGATAGCTTTTATTGCTATTAgccaatttttttgtgaagaaattgGTCCAAAAGAAGATCTTGATTATTGGACAAACGATCAAATTACG GACGAGTGGCTGTCGTCTGACCCGTTCAGAGAGATACTGCGGAGGATGACACGGAAACCGCGGCCTCATCAGTTCTTTGGCCTGATGGGGAAACGCTCCTCCG CGAATGCACAAATAACCCGAAAAC GGCATAAAATTAACTCCTTTGTTGGCTTGATGGGCAAGAGGAGCCAAGACGAACCAG ATTCATATGAGTGGAACACACAACAGAACTACAACAAGCGCCGCTAA